Proteins found in one Micropterus dolomieu isolate WLL.071019.BEF.003 ecotype Adirondacks linkage group LG12, ASM2129224v1, whole genome shotgun sequence genomic segment:
- the LOC123979990 gene encoding paired box protein Pax-1-like produces MDPAPLYSDVFCVVCAEQSYGEVNQLGGVFVNGRPLPSAVRLRIVELAQLGMRPCDISRQLRVSHGCVSKILTRYNDTGSILPGAIGGSKPRVTTPAVVKSIRDYKQDDPGIFAWEIRDRLLSDGVCDKYNVPSVSSISRILRNKLGTVSQPYESSRSVPAQLQYGHVYPYPSYTGPAVAPTGTRTGSGPAGHAGLPRSWHDILGIRAFMDPAALPRSDGHPAKMEDWTSMTSVASMRPFPPGINGAEKTYNEPDLKYPQQSSSCLPGYVSACAYSPPNQYGMYGGPAANYMSTGHPWQPQPSLSSSLTQSQAHLSPAATLEAADLHTATSFKLPQRDEDRKPLSPLYKDHHAAHRSSSGS; encoded by the exons ATGGATCCTGCTCCTTTATATTCAGACGTGTTCTGTGTCGTGTGCGCAGAGCAGAGCTACGGGGAGGTGAACCAGCTCGGCGGGGTGTTCGTTAACGGCCGGCCGCTGCCGAGCGCGGTGCGGCTGCGGATCGTGGAGCTGGCGCAGCTCGGGATGCGGCCCTGCGACATCAGCCGCCAGCTGCGGGTCTCCCACGGCTGCGTGTCCAAGATCCTGACCCGCTACAACGACACCGGCTCCATCCTGCCCGGGGCCATCGGCGGCAGCAAGCCCCGGGTCACCACCCCCGCCGTGGTCAAGAGCATCCGGGACTACAAGCAGGACGACCCGGGCATCTTCGCCTGGGAGATCCGGGACCGGCTTCTCTCGGACGGGGTGTGCGACAAATACAACGTCCCGTCTGTGAGCTCCATCAGCCGGATTCTCAGGAATAAACTCGGGACTGTTTCACAGCCGTATGAGAGCAGCAGATCGGTCCCGGCTCAGCTCCAGTACGGACACGTCTACCCGTACCCCTCCTACACTGGCCCCGCAGTGGCCCCCACCGGGACCAGGACCGGCAGCGGCCCCGCCGGACACGCTGGCCTGCCGCGTAGCTGGCACGACATCCTGGGCATCCGAGCCTTCATGGACCCGGCAG cACTGCCTAGATCTGATGGACACCCAGCCAAAATGGAGGACTGGACCAGTATGACCAGTGTGGCCAGCATGAGGCCGTTTCCTCCTGGAATCAATGGAGCAGAGAAAACCTACAACGAGCCAGACCTCAAATACCCGCAGCAG TCTTCGTCCTGTCTGCCTGGTTATGTCTCAGCTTGTGCGTATTCTCCACCGAACCAGTACGGCATGTACGGAGGTCCAGCAGCCAACTACATGAGCACTGGACACCCCTGGCAGCCCCAGCCCAGCCTGAGTTCCAGTTTGACTCAGAGTCAGGCTCATCTCAGCCCTGCAGCAACACTGGAGGCTGCAGACTTGCACACTGCAACATCTTTCAAACTGCCACAAAGAGACG AGGACAGGAAACCTCTGAGTCCTCTGTACAAAGACCATCATGCTGCTCACAGATCGTCTTCAGGCTCGTGA